A single window of Magnetococcus marinus MC-1 DNA harbors:
- the nuoL gene encoding NADH-quinone oxidoreductase subunit L, whose amino-acid sequence MSTYKLIVLLPLLGSLIAGLLGRTIGTRMSQMVTIGGIGLSLLLSIQAFWQIAVNDGEVVREIFWSWVISGDFQVTLGVLVDRLTAVMLIVVTGVSTLVHIYSVDYMHEDPDNPRFFSYLSLFSFAMLMLVTSPNFLQLFFGWEGVGLASYLLIGFWFKKESACNAAIKAFLVNRVGDFGFALGVLAIFMVFGTLDYSAVFGMAARGEFNQTMHFLGYEFTTITLICLLLFLGAMGKSAQLFLHTWLPDAMEGPTPVSALIHAATMVTAGVFLVCRASPLFELSETALAVVTIIGALTAFFAATVGMVQNDIKRVVAYSTCSQLGYMFFAAGVSAYAASMFHLMTHAFFKALLFLGAGAVIHAMHHEQDMRKMGGLVKKIPLTYGLMMIGTLALTGFPGLAGFFSKDAILESAYAAHSATGTFAFWLGIMAAGMTTFYSFRLVFMTFHGKPKDHHAYDHAHEAPWFMRGPNIALAIGALFAGYLGVPLIEAGWFKEAIVLAAGHNALEHAHHVPAWVKWLPFVMFVLGLSVAVVLYVLAPTLPAKIAQMCPRGYNFLLNAWYFDKLYDKLFVKGAQCLGQGLWKTADETIVDGYGVNGWARTLGRWGASLRRMQSGYVYHYAFAMFVGVLALATFYS is encoded by the coding sequence TAGAGAGATCTTCTGGAGTTGGGTTATCTCCGGCGATTTCCAGGTAACACTGGGTGTACTGGTGGATCGCCTGACGGCGGTGATGTTGATTGTGGTGACCGGCGTCTCGACCTTGGTGCATATCTACTCGGTGGATTACATGCATGAGGATCCAGATAATCCACGTTTCTTCAGTTATCTGTCGTTATTTAGCTTTGCCATGCTGATGTTGGTCACTTCACCCAACTTTTTACAGCTCTTTTTTGGCTGGGAAGGGGTTGGTTTGGCCTCTTACCTGTTGATCGGCTTCTGGTTTAAGAAGGAGTCGGCCTGTAACGCCGCCATCAAGGCATTCTTGGTGAACCGGGTTGGGGATTTTGGTTTTGCGCTGGGTGTGTTAGCCATCTTCATGGTGTTTGGTACGCTGGATTATAGCGCGGTGTTTGGCATGGCAGCGCGTGGTGAATTTAACCAAACCATGCATTTTCTGGGTTATGAATTTACCACCATCACCTTGATCTGTTTGCTGCTCTTTTTGGGGGCGATGGGCAAATCGGCACAGCTCTTTTTACACACTTGGTTGCCCGATGCGATGGAGGGTCCAACCCCGGTTTCGGCGTTGATCCACGCGGCAACCATGGTGACGGCTGGGGTCTTTTTGGTGTGCCGCGCTTCGCCCCTGTTTGAGTTGTCGGAGACGGCATTGGCGGTTGTGACCATCATTGGTGCTTTGACGGCGTTTTTTGCCGCCACCGTGGGCATGGTGCAGAACGATATTAAACGGGTGGTGGCCTACTCTACCTGCTCGCAGTTGGGTTATATGTTTTTTGCGGCGGGGGTATCGGCCTATGCCGCTTCCATGTTCCACCTTATGACCCACGCCTTCTTTAAAGCGTTGCTGTTCTTGGGGGCCGGTGCGGTGATCCACGCCATGCACCATGAACAGGATATGCGTAAGATGGGCGGTTTGGTGAAAAAAATCCCGCTCACGTATGGCCTGATGATGATTGGCACACTGGCACTGACCGGATTTCCGGGGCTGGCTGGTTTCTTCTCCAAGGATGCGATTTTGGAGTCTGCTTATGCGGCCCACAGTGCCACCGGTACCTTTGCCTTTTGGTTGGGTATTATGGCGGCGGGTATGACCACGTTTTATAGCTTCCGGTTGGTCTTTATGACCTTCCATGGTAAGCCTAAGGATCATCACGCTTACGACCATGCCCATGAGGCACCCTGGTTTATGCGGGGTCCCAATATTGCGTTGGCCATTGGGGCGCTGTTTGCGGGTTATCTTGGGGTGCCGTTGATTGAGGCGGGTTGGTTTAAAGAGGCCATTGTGCTGGCAGCAGGGCACAATGCCCTGGAGCATGCGCACCATGTGCCTGCCTGGGTCAAGTGGCTACCCTTTGTTATGTTTGTGTTGGGGTTGAGTGTGGCGGTTGTGCTCTATGTGTTGGCACCCACGTTACCGGCTAAAATTGCGCAAATGTGCCCACGCGGTTACAACTTTTTGCTCAATGCTTGGTACTTTGACAAGCTTTACGACAAGCTATTTGTTAAGGGTGCCCAGTGTTTGGGTCAAGGTCTTTGGAAAACCGCTGATGAGACCATTGTGGATGGTTATGGTGTCAACGGTTGGGCGCGGACCCTGGGTCGTTGGGGTGCATCGTTGCGGCGTATGCAGTCTGGCTATGTTTACCACTACGCCTTCGCCATGTTTGTCGGCGTATTGGCCCTGGCTACCTTCTACAGCTAA